The Candidatus Cloacimonadota bacterium genome contains the following window.
TTCAAGTTCACATAAGCAATTATTGCTGGACCAAAAATAGCTCCGGTAATTATGTATCCAATAATTACAGGAACCTTTATATAGTTAGCTCCTCTCCCGCTTATTAATGAAAACAACAAGCATATTCCCATAAAGGAGAGTAGATAAACATCTTGCATTATTTACTTTCCACCAATATCTCATAGATTTCCTTGGGGTTTGTTGCCTGCATCAATTTTTCAACTAGTTGATGCTTTCTCATCCTCAACATCAACCGCGATAGTAATTTAACATATTTCTTGTCCTGGTTGTTGTTTGCCACTATCATAAATATTAAGTAAACAGGTTTACCGTCCACAGCATCAAATTCTATGCCTTCGTTAATCTTTGCAAATGCAATTACAAAGTCTTCAACTGCTGTTGTACGAGCATGTGGAATTGCAACACCTTCCCCAATTCCAGTACTCATGGTCTTTTCACGCATAAATATCGCTTTCTTCATGGTAGCGGCATCTTTCACGCTGGGATCTTGCCCAATCAGATCTGCCATTTTAGACAAAATATCTTGTTTACTGCTTGAATCCAAACAAAGAACACGTTCGGGTGTTAAATAGGAACAAACCTCGAGATTATCTGTCATTATCGCCTCAATATTTACTGATTTTGCATACTATCGTTTTTTTATGCCCATTTTTGTCAAGACAGAACCAATATAATAGACCTTTGAATAATCGGGGTATGAAGCGGAGCCTCATGCTACAAAGGTGGTTCGTAGGCATAGCTACTATCAAAATAAGCTTACCAAACCGACATCTCGTGCATAAATAAACTGCTATATATGGATGTGCAAAGTTCTCGCTTAATTAATTGTCTTTAAATCTATTATTGAGAACAAGTGCAGTGAGTACTAACGATTCTATGGAGCTAAGCCATTGCAATCCTTCGCACTTCGCTTATCTTTCCCTCATGATGTCCTCATCTCATGAGGAGATAATGAGCAGAAATAGAGCAAACGAATAGAGAAAGTAGTGGGGGTGCAATATTGGTGACCTAAATGGATAGAAAAGAGAACTTAAAAAACCACATTCCTCCGATTTTCAATTTCGGTGACTCTTTATACTTTTACTGCAGAATCTCATGATATGAGCGTAAATTCTTGTTGACACCATTATGCTTGCTCAAAATATTGCGCTTAACTGTGTCTTCTGGAGAAACTTATGTATAAAGCGCTGTTTTTAATGCTAATAATGCTTTTGTTCGTCAACTTGCTTGCCGACAATCTTGACGATAAAATGCGAGAATTGCAGCGTATACAATCTCAACTTGAAACAACTGAACAAAAGGCCAAGCAAACAGCAGAAAAAAGGAAGCAGACCGAATCTGAGATTCAACGTACAGCCTCTCTAAAGCATCTTTCCGATCAAAATGTGAATAAATACCGTTCTGCAGTATTAGTTGTGCGCGATTCTTTAAGCGAAGTTGAGCGCAGATTAGCTAATGCCAATGATCGCCTAAGCAATCTCCAATATGCTCAAAATGCAGAAATGAACATGCTCTTGCGGGTTGATCGCAGCTTTTCAGCACAACAAATTTCGCATCGAGATCAACGTTACTTGCAAAGCTTGATTCTACATCAAAAAAGGGATTTTGATATTCTTAACGGTTATAAAGCTTCATTGGTGCATGCTCAAGATTTACACAACGCTGAAGCATCCAAAATAAACCGTAGCTTAAGAACTGAAAGTCAGAAAAATAAAAGATACAATAAACAGATTAGTGCTCTTACTAATCAGCAGAAAAAGCTAAGTAAGCAAGAGCAGGAGCTACAAAATAACATAGCTAAACTAAAACGCGATGCCGCAGCACTTGAAACCCTGATAAGCCAATTGCTAGAAGAAAGTGGGCGCAGTCTGCCAAGTTACGAATTCACCCAAATCAAAATTGCCTGGCCAGTTAAGGGTAATATTATCCGTAGTTTTGGTCAAGAGACTCGTTCATACAATACCAGCGTTGTTAGTAATGGTATAGATATTGCCGTTCACGAAGGTACAAATGTGCACGCAGTTGATGATGGAGAGGTAATATTCTCAGACCGTTACGGGGGTCAGGGGAAACTAATAATTATTGATCATAAGAATGGATTCTTTAGCCTTTATGGTTACAACAGCGATCTATTAGTAGATCGTGGAGACACAGTAACTCGAGGTACCGTTATCGCACGTAGCGGCGCTACGGGATCAGCGTTGGAGCCTGCTTTACATTTTGAACTACGCAAAGATGGCAGAGCCATAAACCCGGTGCCATATTTTGAATAAACGGCAATTTCTATGCCAGAATAATTCGTTTTCATCTTACGCATGTTGATAAGGGAATAAATGATGCTCAAAGTGAAGAATCCTTCAGAGAAGAAAATTCAAAGATTACTGCAAAAAGATCCTCTTACTGAATCAACTATTTTGCATTATACAGGCAATATGTGGGGAATTGGGTGCCGCTTATCTGCGCACAACACAATCAATCGTATTCATGAGCTCAAACAACGCAGCAAATCTGGCATGATCGTTCTTGTTCCGGATATAGCTTGGATATCTGCGAACATCAATGTACCCGAACGCATCTACTCACTTATGCAACAGTATTATCCAGGAAATTTGAGCATTGCATTTACAGTAGATAATCCAAGTTATGAACATGTGGCATATAATCAAAAAGTAGCTTTTCGAGTTCCTTCAGATCCTATGCTACGCTATATAATTAGTCTTCTAGGCGAGCCTATTGTTTCTACTAGTGTGAACTACTCAAATCTTCCAGCAGAAAATGATTTACATCGTTTGGAGAAAGTGTTTGGCTCTTGGTTCGATATTGCATTTATCCCCCCTGATACTGCTATTGGTGAACATTCTCCCTCCACTCTTATAGAATATGTATCAAAAAGTGAGGGAGAAATAGAGGATATCAAATGCATCAGAGAAGGTTCAATCCCTTTTTACCAGATCAAAAAATCTTTTTCTTTGCCTTTGGTTATGTTTGTTTGTACTGCCAATATATGCCGCAGTCCTATAGCGGAAAAGCTCTTTGCCAAAATGATCAAAGAGCATAACCTTAAACTGAATACAGATAGTAGTGGGCTTTTAGACGGGGGGCACATGATATCTCTTTCATCCATGCAACTTCTTATGGAAAGAGGTATTTTAGACGCTCAAGAGCACGTCTCAAAAAAAATTAGCCCCTCCATGGTGAGTAATTCATGGTTGATTCTTACAATGGAGGAAAGGCAAAGAGATTTTTTGCGCCAAACATATCCCGATGCAGCACATAAGATACTTACACTAAACGAAATAACAGGTTTTGAAGGTGATATTACAGATCCTTATGGTAGTGAACTGGATTTTTATCGCAATACTCAAAATATTATTGAAGAACGCTTACACATACTTTTAGAGAGAATCATAAACAACGATATCATGCTTTTTAAGGATAAGCAATGAGTATAATAGAACCTCATATTATTATAGAACATGGCATATCTAAGGAAGAATACGATAATATAGTTCACATACTAGCTAGAGAACCAAATCTCGTAGAGTTAGGTATTTTCAGCGTGATGTGGAGTGAACATGCCAGTTATAAGAATTCCATATTGCAGCTTAAAAAACTACCTAAAGAAGGTGAGATGTTGCTAGCTAAAGCCGGAGAAGAGAATGCCGGAGTTGTAGATATTGGTGATAATCTTGCCATCAGTTTCAAAATAGAAAGCCATAACCACCCCTCAGCATTAGAGCCTTACCATGGGGCAGCCACAGGAGTTGGCGGCATATTAAGGGATATCTTCACGATGGGAGCCCGACCCATTGCAACTTTTGACTCTCTGCGATTTGGCAATCCTGATAATCCCATTATCAAGCACTTACTTTCTGAAGTAGTAAAGGGTATTGCCGATTATGGAAACTGCTTTGGAGTACCTACAGTGGGAGGTGAAATATATTTTGAGGATAGTTATGAAGGTAATCCCTTAGTAAATGCTATGGCGATTGGTCTTTTAGAGCATAAAAACCTGGCAAAGTCTGCGGCATCAGGGCCTGGGAATGCCGTTATTATTGTAGGCGCAAAAACTGGAAGAGACGGCATCCATGGAGCTACCTTTGCTTCACTAGAGCTCTCGGAGAAATCCGAAGAAAAACGTACAGCAGTACAAGTTGGAGACCCATTCTACGAGAAGATGCTTTTAGAAGCTACTTTAGAGATAATTAAATCTGGTTTAGTTGTTGCAATCCAGGATATGGGTGCTGCGGGTTTGACCTGTTCTTGTAGTGAAATGGCGGGTAAAGGTAAGGTTGGCATAGATATAGACGTAAGTAAGGTTCCTCAACGAGAAAGCGGAATGAATACGTATGAAATAATGCTTTCGGAATCTCAGGAACGTATGTTGGTTATAGTTGAACCACATAATATCGATAAAGTCCTAGCAATATTCGATAAATGGGATTTGGATGCGGTTCAAATAGGCACAGTAACCAACGACAAACTGTTACGGGTTAGAAACAACGATGTTATTGAAGCTGAAATACCTGCGGAGTATCTGATTCTTGGGGGGAAAGCTCCGGTATATAAAAGAGAGTCTTGCCGTCCTAAATATCTAGATCTAGTCCAAAATGAGAGGATAGACTCTCTATCTACCTCATGTAGTGCAAACGATATCCTTTTCAAATTGATGGGCAGCCCCAATATCGCTTCCAAGCATAATATTTATACTCAATTCGATCACATGATAGGCATTGCTACTACTATAGAGCCGGGAAGTGACGCTGCAGTAATTAGGATAAGAAATACTGCTAAAGCTATTGCCGTCGCAACTGACTGTAATGGTCGTTTTTGTTACTTAGATCCATATGAAGGAACAAAAGCAGCAGTTGCTGAAGCTGCCCGAAACGTTGCCTGTAGTGGCGCAAAACCTATTGCGATTACAAATTGCTTAAACTTTGGGAATCCACATAAACCAGAGGTTTATTACTGTTTTGAAGAATGCATCAGGGGCATGAAAGATGCTTGCCTTGCCTTCAATACCCCTGTAACGGGTGGCAATGTTAGTTTTTACAATGAAAACCCCGTTGGAGCCATCTTCCCCACTCCCGTTATCGGGATGTTGGGATTAATGCAGGATTTTCACAAAGCTTGCTCCCAGCATTTTAAGCAAGCAGATGATAAAGTATTTCTTTTAGGAAAGATGAATCAGCGCTTAGGCGGAAGCCAGTATCTGAAAGTTATCCATAATCGCATTACTGGTAAGATAGCGAGAATTGATTTAGAAGAAGAAATAAATCTACAAAACTGTATAATCGAACTAATTGACAAAGATCTGGTAAATAGCGCTCACGATGTTAGTGATGGCGGAATTGCAGTTGCATTAGC
Protein-coding sequences here:
- a CDS encoding PTS sugar transporter subunit IIA, which codes for MTDNLEVCSYLTPERVLCLDSSSKQDILSKMADLIGQDPSVKDAATMKKAIFMREKTMSTGIGEGVAIPHARTTAVEDFVIAFAKINEGIEFDAVDGKPVYLIFMIVANNNQDKKYVKLLSRLMLRMRKHQLVEKLMQATNPKEIYEILVESK
- a CDS encoding peptidoglycan DD-metalloendopeptidase family protein; the protein is MYKALFLMLIMLLFVNLLADNLDDKMRELQRIQSQLETTEQKAKQTAEKRKQTESEIQRTASLKHLSDQNVNKYRSAVLVVRDSLSEVERRLANANDRLSNLQYAQNAEMNMLLRVDRSFSAQQISHRDQRYLQSLILHQKRDFDILNGYKASLVHAQDLHNAEASKINRSLRTESQKNKRYNKQISALTNQQKKLSKQEQELQNNIAKLKRDAAALETLISQLLEESGRSLPSYEFTQIKIAWPVKGNIIRSFGQETRSYNTSVVSNGIDIAVHEGTNVHAVDDGEVIFSDRYGGQGKLIIIDHKNGFFSLYGYNSDLLVDRGDTVTRGTVIARSGATGSALEPALHFELRKDGRAINPVPYFE
- a CDS encoding Sua5/YciO/YrdC/YwlC family protein, encoding MMLKVKNPSEKKIQRLLQKDPLTESTILHYTGNMWGIGCRLSAHNTINRIHELKQRSKSGMIVLVPDIAWISANINVPERIYSLMQQYYPGNLSIAFTVDNPSYEHVAYNQKVAFRVPSDPMLRYIISLLGEPIVSTSVNYSNLPAENDLHRLEKVFGSWFDIAFIPPDTAIGEHSPSTLIEYVSKSEGEIEDIKCIREGSIPFYQIKKSFSLPLVMFVCTANICRSPIAEKLFAKMIKEHNLKLNTDSSGLLDGGHMISLSSMQLLMERGILDAQEHVSKKISPSMVSNSWLILTMEERQRDFLRQTYPDAAHKILTLNEITGFEGDITDPYGSELDFYRNTQNIIEERLHILLERIINNDIMLFKDKQ
- the purL gene encoding phosphoribosylformylglycinamidine synthase subunit PurL, whose amino-acid sequence is MSIIEPHIIIEHGISKEEYDNIVHILAREPNLVELGIFSVMWSEHASYKNSILQLKKLPKEGEMLLAKAGEENAGVVDIGDNLAISFKIESHNHPSALEPYHGAATGVGGILRDIFTMGARPIATFDSLRFGNPDNPIIKHLLSEVVKGIADYGNCFGVPTVGGEIYFEDSYEGNPLVNAMAIGLLEHKNLAKSAASGPGNAVIIVGAKTGRDGIHGATFASLELSEKSEEKRTAVQVGDPFYEKMLLEATLEIIKSGLVVAIQDMGAAGLTCSCSEMAGKGKVGIDIDVSKVPQRESGMNTYEIMLSESQERMLVIVEPHNIDKVLAIFDKWDLDAVQIGTVTNDKLLRVRNNDVIEAEIPAEYLILGGKAPVYKRESCRPKYLDLVQNERIDSLSTSCSANDILFKLMGSPNIASKHNIYTQFDHMIGIATTIEPGSDAAVIRIRNTAKAIAVATDCNGRFCYLDPYEGTKAAVAEAARNVACSGAKPIAITNCLNFGNPHKPEVYYCFEECIRGMKDACLAFNTPVTGGNVSFYNENPVGAIFPTPVIGMLGLMQDFHKACSQHFKQADDKVFLLGKMNQRLGGSQYLKVIHNRITGKIARIDLEEEINLQNCIIELIDKDLVNSAHDVSDGGIAVALAESCFNPKKCFGLKASMPQNQDFITAYFGESGGNIIISAKPNCEDSIIEIAKTHHTLCTYLGTVTEPQIFELDNNISVCIADLRKTYEQGLQI